CCCACCAGCACGGCCGACGAAGCGACTTGCGCGGAATCGGTCACCCAGACCTGCCTCTCGACCTCCCGGAGACCCGCGAAGTCCTCGAGCCCCAGTTCCCCGTCAAGCAGCTCCTGCACCAGCGATGCATAGGAACTCGCGTGGGCAACCACTCTGTATCGGCCTCGGTACTGGGAGACCAACACGTCTGCGCCCGCGGCGCGCAGCTTCGGGACCAATTGCTCCTTGAGATCGAAGTATCCGTGACTCGGGATCCGGTCCAGTACCTCAGGCTCGGCGACGTACACGCCCAGGGGCGCGAGGGGTACGCCGCAACCTCCGAGCTCGGCATCCCTCCTTCCCTCCCACGCAGGCACCGCCGCGATCGTCATCGCCGCCCCCGCCGCCCTGTGCCTCTCGACCAGTTCCCTGATCCCGCCATCCAGAAAGAGGGATGACTCCACAACCAGGAAACTCCCGCCCCCAATGAAGCCCTCCGCATCCTTGAGGCACCCCGCCGCGCCTCGCGGCAGCTCATCGTCACTGAAAGCCAGCGACAGCAGGTCTGGGGCTGTCCTCAGGAAGTGCTCCTTGAGGACGCGGGTCTTGCCGTTCGCGCAGATGATCGCCTCATCCACATCTGTGTTGTGGAGGGCGCGCAGCAGTCTCCCCACGATCACATCCTGGATCAGTGGGAACAGCGCCTTAGGTCTCACGACCGAGAGCGGGCACTTC
The DNA window shown above is from Planctomycetota bacterium and carries:
- a CDS encoding sugar phosphate nucleotidyltransferase, which encodes MKAVILAGGPEVPKCPLSVVRPKALFPLIQDVIVGRLLRALHNTDVDEAIICANGKTRVLKEHFLRTAPDLLSLAFSDDELPRGAAGCLKDAEGFIGGGSFLVVESSLFLDGGIRELVERHRAAGAAMTIAAVPAWEGRRDAELGGCGVPLAPLGVYVAEPEVLDRIPSHGYFDLKEQLVPKLRAAGADVLVSQYRGRYRVVAHASSYASLVQELLDGELGLEDFAGLREVERQVWVTDSAQVASSAVLVGPVVVGAGAVIEAEAVVAGPSLVGEQVGIGTGAFVSGSILWPGCRIGAGASVERSIVTDHFRVAEMARLSHSVAVDTSLRVGEARGFDQRGYLVRAQGTPAAVAEKPRGLRGALSGLWRGLRGGGQGGRDQAPAETSAGEELSAK